The Hyalangium gracile genome includes a window with the following:
- the dnaE gene encoding DNA polymerase III subunit alpha gives MSFTHLHLHTLYSLLDGAIRMKDLIKTVKEKGMSSVAVTDHGNMFATIDFYKKAKDAGIKPIVGMEAYVAGTKGREDRTEKVAHHLILVAQNAEGYANLRYLASKAYMDGFYYHPRIDKKLLAEHSKGLFALTACLGGEVTSACFRGDMDHARKAALEYKNIFEPGHFFLEVQSNGMPEQDKANENLKTLGRDLDIPLCATADAHYIKREDARAHELLMCIASGKTLADGKRMKHSTDKLYVTSPEEMLEFFKDTPEAVHNTQRIAEQCNLELKLGKPMLPTFKVPDSHTPDSYMAELAFEGLHERFKELHKAGAKFDPDTYRARLTLEIGVIQKMGFSGYFLIVQDFINWAKRHGIPVGPGRGSGAGSLVAYALRITDLDPIPYNLLFERFLNPERVSMPDFDIDFCQDRRDEVIKYVSGKYGENNVGQIITFGSLKAKSVLRDVCRVFALPFSEGDRIAKLVPEVLNITLKEAIETEPRLKEMIEKPSNIGEVEGKPVTTKDVLEIALALEGLHRQPGMHAAGVVIADKPLWEFVPVYQPPGEKTLITQFAKDEVEAAGLVKFDFLGLKTLTVIQNALDLINRNHPRETPLAREDIPLHDEKMWKLMADGDTAGVFQMESSGFTEMVMKLKPSCFEDVIAAGALYRPGPLDSGMVDVFINRKHGREPVTYPHPALEPVLKDTYGVIVYQEQVMQISQVLGGYTLGRADLLRRAMGKKKAEVMQAERAGFLEGCKKNNVDLKVAGEIFDLMEKFAEYGFNKSHSAAYGLVTIHTAWLKAHFPVEFMAALLTSEKDNTDKVVRHIGEARESGIQVLPPDVNQSDMAFGAVDGKIRFGLGAIKGVGEGAIEAIVEARKDGPFKSLFDFCERVDSRRVNRKVMEALVKAGAFDFEKRPRRQLFETIEKAMNRGSASQKDKAAGQSSLFGMLAGPAAGGGGGSALQDDYVAVEEWPEKERLAFEKEAIGFYVSGHPLHQYEKELKRYARPVTAVQRARRDEKISVGGIIAALRERPTKTGKRMAWVTLEDLSGSIELVCFPGKDGTRNVMGKDGKWTKAGPKPGYEHWETLLKGDDPILVTGSVQISQRDEDAPTAELIVEDIQSLKAVREKRTKRLELRVPADLLTEERLSKLAAIARQYTGATPVAVSVLFPGEAEALIGGTALKVQVSDELLLAVDKLFGMKVVELG, from the coding sequence ATGTCCTTTACCCATCTCCACCTGCACACCCTGTACTCCCTCCTGGATGGCGCCATCCGGATGAAGGACCTCATCAAGACGGTGAAGGAGAAGGGGATGTCAAGCGTGGCCGTGACCGATCACGGCAACATGTTCGCCACCATCGACTTCTACAAGAAGGCGAAGGACGCCGGCATCAAGCCCATCGTCGGCATGGAGGCCTACGTCGCCGGCACCAAGGGCCGCGAGGACCGCACCGAGAAGGTGGCCCACCACCTCATCCTCGTCGCCCAGAACGCCGAGGGCTACGCCAACCTGCGCTACCTGGCCTCCAAGGCGTACATGGACGGCTTCTACTACCACCCGCGCATCGACAAGAAGCTGCTGGCCGAGCACAGCAAGGGGCTCTTCGCCCTCACCGCGTGCCTGGGCGGTGAAGTGACGAGCGCCTGCTTCCGCGGGGACATGGACCACGCCCGCAAGGCGGCGCTCGAGTACAAGAACATCTTCGAGCCCGGCCACTTCTTCCTCGAGGTCCAGTCCAACGGGATGCCCGAGCAGGACAAGGCCAACGAGAACCTCAAGACGCTCGGTAGGGACCTGGACATCCCGCTGTGCGCCACCGCGGACGCGCACTACATCAAGCGCGAGGACGCCCGGGCGCACGAGCTGCTCATGTGCATCGCCAGTGGCAAGACGCTGGCGGACGGCAAGCGCATGAAGCACTCCACGGACAAGCTCTACGTCACCAGCCCCGAGGAGATGCTGGAGTTCTTCAAGGACACCCCCGAGGCCGTCCACAACACGCAGCGCATCGCCGAGCAGTGCAACCTGGAGCTGAAGCTGGGCAAGCCCATGCTGCCCACCTTCAAGGTGCCCGACAGCCACACCCCGGACAGCTACATGGCGGAGCTGGCCTTCGAGGGGCTCCACGAGCGCTTCAAGGAACTGCACAAGGCCGGCGCGAAGTTCGACCCGGACACCTACCGCGCGCGCCTCACCCTGGAGATTGGCGTCATCCAGAAGATGGGGTTCAGCGGCTACTTCCTCATCGTCCAGGACTTCATCAACTGGGCCAAGCGGCATGGCATCCCCGTGGGGCCGGGACGTGGCTCGGGCGCCGGCTCGCTGGTGGCCTACGCGCTGCGCATCACCGACCTGGATCCCATCCCGTACAACCTGCTCTTCGAGCGCTTCCTCAACCCCGAGCGCGTGTCGATGCCGGACTTCGATATCGACTTCTGCCAGGACCGCCGGGACGAGGTCATCAAGTACGTCTCCGGCAAGTACGGCGAGAACAACGTCGGGCAGATCATCACCTTCGGCAGCTTGAAGGCCAAGAGCGTGCTGCGCGACGTGTGCCGCGTCTTCGCCCTGCCGTTCAGCGAGGGTGACCGCATCGCCAAGCTGGTGCCCGAGGTGCTCAACATCACCCTCAAGGAGGCCATCGAGACCGAGCCTCGCCTCAAGGAGATGATCGAGAAGCCCTCCAACATCGGCGAGGTGGAGGGCAAGCCCGTCACCACCAAGGACGTGCTGGAGATCGCCCTCGCGCTGGAGGGCCTGCACCGCCAGCCCGGCATGCACGCCGCCGGCGTCGTCATCGCCGACAAGCCACTGTGGGAGTTCGTACCCGTCTACCAGCCGCCCGGTGAGAAGACGCTCATCACCCAGTTCGCCAAGGACGAGGTGGAGGCCGCCGGCCTGGTGAAGTTCGACTTCCTCGGGCTGAAGACGCTCACGGTGATCCAGAACGCGCTGGATCTCATCAACCGCAACCACCCGCGGGAGACGCCTCTGGCGCGAGAGGACATCCCGCTGCACGACGAGAAGATGTGGAAGCTGATGGCCGATGGCGACACGGCCGGCGTCTTCCAGATGGAGTCCAGCGGCTTCACCGAAATGGTGATGAAGCTCAAGCCGTCCTGCTTCGAGGACGTCATCGCCGCGGGCGCGCTCTACCGGCCGGGTCCGCTCGACTCGGGCATGGTGGACGTCTTCATCAACCGCAAGCACGGCCGCGAGCCGGTGACGTACCCGCACCCCGCCCTGGAGCCGGTGCTCAAGGACACCTACGGCGTCATCGTGTACCAGGAGCAGGTGATGCAGATCTCGCAAGTGCTCGGGGGCTACACCCTGGGCCGCGCGGACCTGCTCCGCCGCGCCATGGGCAAGAAGAAGGCCGAGGTGATGCAGGCCGAGCGCGCCGGCTTCCTCGAGGGCTGCAAGAAGAACAACGTCGACCTGAAGGTGGCCGGCGAGATCTTCGACCTCATGGAGAAGTTCGCCGAGTACGGCTTCAACAAGAGCCACTCGGCGGCCTACGGCCTGGTCACCATCCACACGGCGTGGCTCAAGGCGCACTTCCCCGTGGAGTTCATGGCCGCCCTTCTCACCAGCGAGAAGGACAACACCGACAAGGTGGTGCGCCACATCGGCGAGGCCCGCGAGTCCGGCATCCAGGTGCTGCCGCCGGACGTGAACCAGTCGGACATGGCCTTCGGCGCGGTGGACGGGAAGATCCGCTTCGGCCTGGGCGCCATCAAGGGCGTGGGCGAGGGCGCCATCGAGGCCATCGTCGAGGCGCGCAAGGACGGGCCCTTCAAGAGCCTGTTCGACTTCTGCGAGCGCGTGGACAGCCGCCGCGTGAACCGCAAGGTGATGGAGGCGCTGGTGAAGGCCGGCGCGTTCGACTTCGAGAAGCGCCCGCGCCGCCAGCTCTTCGAGACGATCGAGAAGGCGATGAACCGCGGCTCGGCCAGCCAGAAGGACAAGGCGGCCGGGCAGAGCTCGCTGTTCGGGATGCTGGCGGGGCCGGCCGCGGGCGGCGGTGGCGGTAGCGCGCTCCAGGACGACTACGTGGCGGTGGAGGAGTGGCCGGAGAAGGAGCGGCTGGCCTTCGAGAAGGAGGCCATCGGCTTCTACGTGTCCGGCCACCCGCTGCACCAGTACGAGAAGGAGCTCAAGCGCTACGCCCGGCCGGTGACGGCGGTGCAGCGCGCCCGCAGGGACGAGAAGATCTCCGTGGGCGGCATCATCGCCGCGCTGCGCGAGCGGCCCACGAAGACGGGCAAGCGCATGGCGTGGGTGACGCTGGAGGACCTGTCAGGCTCCATCGAGCTGGTGTGCTTCCCGGGCAAGGACGGCACCCGGAACGTGATGGGCAAGGACGGCAAGTGGACCAAGGCGGGGCCCAAGCCGGGCTACGAGCACTGGGAGACGCTGCTCAAGGGCGATGACCCCATCCTGGTGACGGGCTCCGTGCAGATCAGCCAGCGCGACGAGGATGCGCCGACCGCCGAGCTCATCGTCGAGGACATCCAGAGCCTGAAGGCGGTGCGCGAGAAGCGCACGAAGCGGCTGGAGCTGCGCGTGCCGGCGGACCTGCTCACCGAGGAGCGCCTGTCCAAGCTGGCGGCAATCGCCAGGCAGTACACGGGGGCGACGCCGGTGGCGGTGAGCGTGCTGTTCCCGGGCGAGGCCGAGGCGCTCATCGGCGGCACGGCCCTGAAGGTCCAGGTCAGCGACGAGCTGCTGCTGGCGGTGGACAAGCTCTTCGGGATGAAGGTGGTCGAGCTGGGGTAG
- a CDS encoding Ig-like domain-containing protein, with translation MPLPSFSLARLLGLGVLWLGLVVGCGGGDPKPPPSSEASPDAARSSVAVDRATGVRADGSDRVTITVTVRDASGKPLSGRTVTVEVSGGGTTVTQPTGPTNPSGVTTASVVSSQAGSKQVTVSVASDGGGVVLDEQPSIAFVAPPAVKLAFLTPSLSATAGEAVSPEVEVAIQDGLGRTVVGASAEVSLLLGAGPASAGLEGTLTANAVNGVARFPRVVLKQAGAGYRLKATSSGLADALSPTFEVLPAPPTQLVLALPASAVAGTVLSAGVTIRDAFGNVATNYRGTVRFASTAPGAVLPPDYTFTAADNGAKTFPVTLNQVGTWEVRAADSEEPALVASVPVTVVLGPATQPVLTSLPGPFEAGEEFSVEVSARDAFGNEAKDYLGTIHFTSTDPAAVLPEDYTFTEGDEGRHSFNVLFKTAATLQQLTVADTAVASLTATLGREIIPAAPSQLCFVTQPANGPVSSTLPAVRVELADAFGNRSRVAMPAVTVALRGGSAGAVLSGTLSVNPVDGLATFADLSVGQEGTGFQLTASAGALPAVDSAGFDITSALAACSDVATRSTCSGVDVACVSVACGSSAWP, from the coding sequence ATGCCGCTTCCTTCGTTCTCGCTCGCCCGGCTGCTCGGGCTGGGTGTCCTGTGGCTGGGTCTGGTCGTCGGTTGCGGAGGGGGAGACCCGAAGCCGCCTCCCTCTTCCGAAGCGTCTCCGGATGCGGCCCGCTCCTCGGTGGCGGTGGACCGCGCCACGGGCGTCCGCGCGGATGGCTCGGACCGGGTGACGATCACCGTCACCGTGCGCGATGCCTCCGGGAAGCCCCTGTCCGGGCGGACGGTGACCGTGGAGGTGTCTGGCGGCGGCACCACCGTCACCCAGCCCACGGGGCCGACCAATCCCAGCGGGGTGACGACGGCCTCGGTGGTGTCCTCCCAGGCGGGGAGCAAGCAGGTGACGGTCTCCGTGGCGAGCGATGGTGGCGGGGTGGTGCTCGACGAGCAGCCGAGCATCGCCTTCGTGGCGCCTCCGGCGGTGAAGCTGGCCTTCCTCACGCCGAGCCTGTCCGCGACGGCCGGTGAGGCGGTGTCGCCCGAGGTGGAGGTGGCCATCCAGGATGGGCTGGGGCGCACCGTGGTGGGCGCGTCGGCCGAGGTCTCCCTGCTGCTGGGGGCGGGGCCGGCTTCCGCGGGCCTGGAGGGCACGCTGACGGCCAATGCCGTCAATGGCGTCGCGCGCTTCCCGCGGGTGGTGCTGAAGCAGGCGGGGGCTGGCTACAGGCTGAAGGCTACCTCGAGCGGCCTGGCCGATGCGCTCAGCCCCACCTTCGAGGTGCTGCCCGCGCCGCCCACGCAGCTCGTGCTGGCCCTGCCGGCCTCGGCGGTGGCGGGGACCGTGCTGAGCGCCGGAGTGACGATCCGGGACGCCTTCGGCAATGTGGCGACGAACTACCGTGGCACCGTGCGCTTCGCCTCGACGGCTCCGGGGGCGGTGCTGCCTCCGGACTACACCTTCACCGCGGCGGACAATGGCGCGAAGACCTTCCCCGTCACCCTGAACCAGGTGGGCACCTGGGAGGTCCGGGCGGCGGACTCCGAGGAGCCGGCCCTGGTGGCCAGTGTCCCGGTGACGGTCGTGTTGGGCCCCGCGACGCAGCCCGTCCTGACGTCGCTCCCGGGCCCGTTCGAGGCGGGGGAGGAGTTCTCGGTGGAGGTGTCGGCTCGGGATGCGTTCGGGAACGAGGCGAAGGACTACCTGGGGACGATCCACTTCACCTCGACGGACCCGGCCGCCGTGCTGCCCGAGGACTACACCTTCACCGAGGGCGATGAGGGGCGGCACTCCTTCAATGTGCTGTTCAAGACGGCCGCGACCCTCCAGCAGCTCACTGTGGCGGACACCGCCGTGGCGTCGCTGACGGCCACGCTGGGCCGGGAGATCATCCCCGCTGCTCCCAGCCAGCTTTGCTTCGTCACCCAGCCCGCGAACGGTCCCGTGAGCTCCACGCTCCCTGCTGTACGGGTGGAGCTGGCGGATGCCTTCGGCAACCGCTCGCGCGTCGCCATGCCTGCCGTCACGGTGGCGCTCAGGGGGGGCAGTGCCGGGGCCGTGCTCAGCGGGACGCTGTCCGTGAACCCGGTCGATGGACTGGCCACCTTCGCGGATCTCTCCGTGGGCCAGGAGGGCACGGGCTTCCAGCTCACGGCCAGCGCGGGCGCGCTCCCCGCGGTGGACAGCGCGGGCTTCGACATCACCTCGGCGCTCGCCGCCTGCTCGGACGTCGCGACGCGCTCCACCTGCTCCGGTGTGGACGTCGCCTGTGTCTCGGTGGCCTGTGGCTCCTCCGCCTGGCCGTAG
- a CDS encoding SDR family oxidoreductase — protein MADGVFKDGLLAGKVAFVTGGSSGINLGIAERFVKAGAKVVINGRNVEKLEGAVKELRAHGTAMGVPADVRDYAAVEKAFQTAHEAYGEIDILVCGAAGNFPAPALGMSSNGFKAVMDIDVVGTFNACRAGFEHLRKPGASVINISAPQAFLPTAMQAHVCAAKAGVDMLTRVLAIEWGGAGVRINSISPGPIDDTEGMKRLAPSEGAREKIVQTLPLQRMGAKADIANLALFLASDAASYITGSVMLCDGGWSLLGSGVIMQAIGG, from the coding sequence ATGGCTGATGGGGTATTCAAGGACGGACTGCTGGCGGGCAAGGTGGCCTTCGTCACCGGCGGCAGCAGCGGTATCAACCTGGGCATCGCCGAGCGCTTCGTGAAGGCGGGCGCCAAGGTCGTCATCAACGGCCGCAACGTGGAGAAGCTCGAGGGCGCGGTGAAGGAGCTGCGGGCCCACGGCACCGCCATGGGCGTGCCCGCCGACGTGCGCGACTACGCCGCCGTGGAGAAGGCCTTCCAGACGGCGCACGAGGCGTACGGGGAGATCGACATCCTCGTGTGTGGCGCGGCGGGCAACTTCCCGGCGCCCGCGCTGGGCATGTCCTCCAACGGCTTCAAGGCGGTGATGGACATCGACGTGGTGGGCACCTTCAACGCGTGCCGGGCCGGCTTCGAGCACCTGCGCAAGCCGGGCGCCTCCGTCATCAACATCTCCGCGCCGCAGGCCTTCCTCCCCACGGCGATGCAGGCGCACGTGTGCGCGGCCAAGGCCGGCGTGGACATGCTCACCCGCGTGCTGGCCATCGAGTGGGGCGGGGCGGGCGTCCGCATCAACTCCATCTCCCCGGGCCCCATCGACGACACCGAGGGCATGAAGCGGCTGGCGCCCTCCGAGGGCGCGCGCGAGAAGATCGTCCAGACCCTGCCGCTGCAGCGCATGGGCGCCAAGGCGGACATCGCCAACCTGGCGCTCTTCCTGGCCTCGGATGCGGCTTCCTACATCACCGGCTCGGTGATGCTGTGCGATGGCGGCTGGTCGCTCCTGGGCTCGGGGGTGATCATGCAGGCGATCGGCGGCTGA
- a CDS encoding crotonase/enoyl-CoA hydratase family protein: MAAAYQSLRIEKAEGVAEVILIGPGKGNALGPDFWREMPEVIRELDADESVRVLLLRGEGAHFTYGLDLAGMLETLGPLITGENNAAYERTKLLQLIERMQGATEGLARCRKPVIAAVQGWCIGGGIDLIAACDFRYCSKEAKFSLREARVGIVADLGALQRLPRIIGEGHTRELAYTAGDFDSERALRMGLVNDVLESPEALLTVARATARKIAENPPLVVQGAKQVLEYCADKSVEDGLRYVAVWNSAFLQSIDLTEAFSAFMERRPPRFQGR; the protein is encoded by the coding sequence ATGGCCGCGGCGTATCAGTCACTGCGTATCGAGAAGGCGGAGGGGGTCGCAGAAGTCATCCTCATCGGCCCCGGTAAGGGCAATGCTTTGGGCCCCGACTTCTGGCGCGAGATGCCCGAGGTGATCCGGGAGCTCGACGCGGATGAGTCCGTGCGCGTCCTCCTGCTGCGCGGCGAGGGGGCGCACTTCACCTACGGGCTGGATCTGGCGGGGATGCTGGAGACGCTCGGGCCGCTCATCACCGGAGAGAACAACGCCGCGTACGAGCGCACGAAGCTGCTCCAGCTCATCGAGCGGATGCAGGGCGCCACCGAGGGGCTCGCCCGCTGCCGCAAGCCCGTCATCGCCGCGGTGCAGGGCTGGTGCATCGGCGGCGGCATCGATCTCATCGCCGCGTGTGACTTCCGCTACTGCTCGAAGGAGGCGAAGTTCAGCCTGCGCGAGGCGCGGGTGGGCATCGTCGCGGACCTGGGCGCGCTCCAGCGTCTGCCGCGCATCATCGGCGAGGGGCACACCCGCGAGCTGGCCTACACCGCGGGAGACTTCGACTCGGAGCGGGCGCTGCGGATGGGGCTCGTCAATGACGTGCTCGAGTCCCCCGAGGCGCTGCTCACCGTGGCGCGCGCCACCGCTCGGAAGATCGCGGAGAACCCGCCGCTGGTCGTCCAGGGCGCCAAGCAGGTGCTGGAGTATTGCGCGGACAAGTCCGTGGAGGACGGGCTGCGCTACGTGGCGGTGTGGAACTCCGCCTTCTTGCAGTCGATCGATCTGACCGAGGCGTTCTCGGCCTTCATGGAGCGGCGGCCTCCGCGCTTCCAGGGGAGATGA